A window from Schistocerca serialis cubense isolate TAMUIC-IGC-003099 unplaced genomic scaffold, iqSchSeri2.2 HiC_scaffold_395, whole genome shotgun sequence encodes these proteins:
- the LOC126446484 gene encoding nascent polypeptide-associated complex subunit alpha, muscle-specific form-like, protein MEGNNIAANVAAVVAASEHALAAASNAPTPATAPPGYRPLTTVELFVVMNRMAKAATASEREAAEKAYIRFLQYDLAAALPGAASEEAKVPPGAPPGVSTQEDTALPEAAPKGAEPPGVASHAPTALLAPPTVQASQEAADLPAASHEDVIPEANLEKLIHDGEAMEVSLPSRKRPADDDESSENTPSSAHRMPQQKKKQTAPEGATEDIEAEEEEDEFVVPKRKHTARARKLEQVQPLPTANSFESAPIDTEAMEEAPRPPKRVAPPPINVLWKDTFRAFLEKFSDGVSAPPKIKSLGREMLRITPANMDDYRATMKTAKRAKMNRRNAATAVNNTWPATGAATYLKRPGAADADVERHAQSSKAPAMPQPQKARPQPTRSDSKHPQTPRTSRLPQTSHQQPSQAPHHPQQAPKTA, encoded by the exons ATGGAAGGCAATAACATCGCTGCGAACGTCGCGGCGGTGGTCGCCGCGTCAGAGCACGCTCTGGCGGCGGCCTCCAATGCTCCGACCCCCGCGACCGCTCCTCCAGGGTATCGCCCACTCACAACGGTCGAACTCTTTGTTGTAATGAACCGCATGGCCAAAGCCGCCACCGCCTCTGAACGCGAGGCCGCGGAAAAGGCTTACATAAGGTTCTTACAGTACGACCTCGCCGCCGCACTGCCAGGCGCAGCCAGTGAAGAGGCCAAGGTACCGCCGGGAGCCCCGCCAGGCGTGTCCACGCAAGAGGACACTGCACTGCCGGAGGCGGCCCCGAAGGGAGCAGAGCCACCAGGCGTGGCGTCTCATGCACCCACTGCCCTGCTGGCTCCCCCCACGGTACAGGCCAGTCAAGaggctgctgacctgccagcagcaTCTCACGAGGACGTCATTCCAGAAGCCAACCTGGAAAAATTAATCCACGATGGCGAGGCTATGGAAGTCTCACTCCCATCGCGAAAAAGGCCGGCGGATGACGATGAGTCGTCCGAAAACACCCCTTCTTCTGCCCACAGAATGccgcagcagaagaagaagcaaacCGCGCCTGAAGGCGCcacagaagacattgaagcagaGGAGGAAGAAGATGAGTTTGTCGTCCCCAAGCGGAAGCACACGGCTCGGGCAAGGAAGCTCGAGCAGGTGCAGCCGCTCCCGACGGCAAACTCGTTCGAGTCCGCCCCAATCGACACCGAGGCTATGGAGGAAGCGCCAAGGCCGCCCAAAAGGGTGGCCCCACCACCAATCAATGTCCTTTGGAAGGACACCTTCCGAGCCTTCCTAGAAAAATTCTCTGATGGTGTGTCCGCACCACCCAAAATAAAGTCCCTTGGGCGCGAGATGTTGCGCATCACACCTGCAAACATGGACGACTACCGCGCAACCATGA AGACTGCAAAAAGAGCAAAGATGAACCGCcgaaatgctgcaactgcagtgaacaaCACGTGGCCAGCTACAGGGGCTGCAACCTATTTAAAAAGACCAGGCGCCGCGGACGCGGACGTGGAACGTCACGCCCAGTCCAGCAAGGCACCAGCTATGCCACAGCCGCAAAAGGCGCGGCCCCAGCCCACCAGGAGCGACAGCAAGCACCCCCAGACGCCACGAACAAGCCGGCTGCCACAAACCagtcaccagcagcccagccaggccccaCACCACCCGCAACAAGCACCAAAGACTGCA